The nucleotide window tctctctcttttttctcctttgctcatttgttttgtttcttaaatttctcatgtgagtgaaatcatgtggtatttgcctttctctgactaattttgCTTAACGTTagactctctagttccatccaaactattgcaaatggcaagatgtcattgtttttgatggttgagtaatattctactgtgtgtgtgtgtgtgtgtgtgtgtaccacgacttctttttttttttcttttaaagattttatttatttatttgacagagagagatcacaagcaggcagagaggcaggcagagagacaggaggaagcaggctccctgctgagcagagagcccgatgcgggactcgatcccaggactccgagatcatgacctgagccgaaggcagcggcttaacccactgagccacccaggcgccctgtaccacgacttctttatccattcacccatcagtggacatttggtctcattccatagtttggctcttgtgaacattgccgctataaacattggggtgcaggtgccccttcagattactacatttgtatcttttggataaatacccagtagtgaaattgctaggtcatagggtagctctattttcaactttttgaggaacattcatactgttttccagagtggctgcaccagctttcattctcaccaacagtgtaagagcgttcctctttctctgcatccttgccaacattttttgtttcctgacttgttaatttagccattctgactggtgtgagctgttagctcattgtggttttgatttgcatttccctgatgatgagtgatgtggagcacattttcatgggtctgttggccacctggatgtcttatttggagaaatgtctgtttatgtcttctccccatttcttgactggattctgttgttgttgttgttgtttgccatgttgagttttataatttctttatatattttggatgaaaGTGAAAGCACAATGATTCAAAACCTCtgggatgggggcacctgggtggctcagtgggttaaagcctctgcctttggctcaggtcatgatctcagtgtcctgggatcgagccccgcattgggctctctgctcagcagggagcctgcttcccccccccctcatctctctgactacttgtgatctctgtcaaataaataaataaaatctttaaaaacaaaacaaaacaaaacaaaataccacaaaacctctgggatgtagcaaaaataattctaagaaggaagtttatagtaatacaggcctatcacaagaagcaaggaaaatctcaaatcaacaacATAATCTTATATCTAaatgagctagaaaaagaacaataaacaaaacctaaaaccagcagaaggaaggaaataataaagattagagcagaaatcaatgatacagaaactaaaagaacaatagaacataccagtgaaaccagaagctggttgcttgaaaaaaatcaataaaattgataaacctctagctagacttatcaagaaaaaaaagagaaaggactcaaataaaatacaaatgagatAGGAAAAATagtaaccaacaccacagaaatataagagaatgttatgaaaagctatatgccaacaaattgcacaactggaagaaatgaataaattcctagagacatataaactacaaaaactgaaagaggaagaaatagaaaatttgaatagaatgacaatcagcaaagaaattgagtcagtaatcaaaaaactccaaacagcCTCTCCCACAATACCTGTGCTTTTCCTTTCCAACCAGGGCTCAGCAGAATGGCTTCCACAAAGAAGGGTGGTGAGAAGAGCCGTTCTGCCATTAACAAGGTAGTGACCCGAGAAAACACTGTAATTGTTCACAAGTACATCCATGGAGTGGGTTTTAAGAAGGGTTTCACTCAGGCACTCAGTGAGATCTGGAAATGTGCCACAGAGTAGATGGGAACTCCAGAAGTGCACTTTTAAATAAGGTTCAACAAAGCTGTCTGGGTCAAAGGGATAAAGAACGTCCCATACTGTGTCCATGTGTGGCTGTCCAGAAAATGTAAGGAGGATGAAGATTCACCAAAGAAACTCTATATGTTGATTCCCTATGTACCTATCACCACCTTCAAAAATCTACAGTTAATGTGGATGAGAGCTAATTGCTGCTTGTCAAATAAAggcataaaactgtaaaacagaaagccaaaccccccccgccccgcaaaACACCCAactccagacaaacaaaagtccaggagcAGATGGCTTTATAGGCAAACtctcccaaacatttaaagaagaatcaatacctattctttttaaactatttcaaaaaatagaaaaggagggaaaaacctcaaaattcattctatgagggcagcattaccctgataccaaaaccatataaagaccccactaaaaaagagaactataggccaatatccctgataaacatagatgcaaaaatcctcaacaaattagTAGCAAACCAAATGCgacaaaacatttaagaaatcattcatgggcacctgggtggctcaatcattaagtatctgcctttggctcaggtcatgatcctagggtcctgggactgagccctatgttgggctctctgctcagtgggaagcctgtttctccctctccaacttccctctgcttgtgtttcctctctttctgtctctctgtcaaattaaaaaaaaaaaaaaagtcattcactacaaccaagtggaatttgttcctgggatgcaggggtggttcactatttgtaaatcaatcagtgtggtatatcacatcaataaaagaaaggataagaaccatatgaccctttcaatagatgcagaaagcatttaacaaaatacaacatccattcatgatgaaAACCCACAACAAAGTCAGTTTAGAGGgaaaatacctcaacataatcAAGGCcgtatatgaaaaacccaccgcccCCATCATCATaaatggggaagaactgagaatttccctctatggtcaggaacaagataaggatttccactcttaccacttttattccatgtagtactggaagtcctacccacatcagtcagacaacaaaaagaaataaaaggcatcctaatcagtaaggaagaaggaaaactttcactgtttggaGAAgatatgatactctatatagaaaatccaaaggacTCCACCAAAGAACttttagaactgataaatgaattcagtaaagtggcaggatacaaaattagtgTTGCATCTCTATGTACCAATAAAGAagcaggacaaagagaaaataagaaaacaatatcatttataattgcaccaacaTAATAAGATATTcagggataaacctaaccaaagtggtgaaagacctgtactctggaaactataaaacactgatgaacgaaatggaagatgacacaaagaaatggaaagacattccatgctcatggattggaagaataaatattgttaaaatgtctatgctacccaaagcaatctacacacttaatgcaattcctattaaaataccagtagcatttttaataaaactggaaTAAACAAAcctaaactttgtatggaaccacaaaaaaacccaaatagtcaaaaagcaatgttgaaaaagaaaagcaaacctggaggcatcacaattccagacctctaatcatattacaaagctgtggtgatcaagacagtatggtactggcacaaaaatagacacacagatcaatggaaaagaatagaaaacccaaaaatgaactcacaattatatagtcaatcttcaacaaagcagaaagaatgtccagtgggaaaaagactgtctcttcaacaatggtgttgggaaaactggacaaccgtatgcagaagaatgaaactggaccactttattttaccacacacaaaaataaattcaaaatagatgaaagatctCAGTatgagacagaaaaccatcaaaatcctagaagagaacacaggcagtaagttCTTTgtcattggctgtagcaacttctttcatgatatgtctcctgaggtaagggggggaaaaagcaagaataaactattggaactacatcaagataaaaagctgctGCAGAGCAAAAgtaacaatcagcaaaactaaaaggtgACCTGTAATGACctataatgggagaagatatttacaaatgatatatctgataagggggaAGCTGGACTTTATTTTATCTCAAGGACAATGAGTGATCATCCCAAGATTTTATGCAGGGCAATCTCATGATCTAATTGCCTTTTGCATTGAATACTTTAGCTACTTCAAGGTGAGGGGGCTGTGGGAGGGTGAGAATGGAAGCATTGAAATCAGTGAGGCCTTGCCTGGAGACATTGGGGGCCTGAACcaagggagtgaggggagggagtcAGAATTTGATTGATAGTTAGGAGGCAAAAATAATAAACCTTAATGTTTGATGGGATCTAACAGGAGAGGAATAAGGAGGGGTGCTATGGGCCACTGGGAAAATGGTGGTACCTGACATTCATTAAAATTGCAGGTGGAGCAGGTTTGGAGGAGGGTAATGAGGACACAAGGTCACTTGTGACCATTCTGCTGCTGATGTCCTCGGGGCAGTCTCCAAGTGGGGATATCCTGTAGTTAGTTGTATTTGTCCATAACCAAAGTCTGAGATACACCGGCCTTTGAAATTCAAATGGAAATGATTCAAACCACATTCCACATGCAGTGGGAGCTCTACATCCTTCCCAAAGTCTCTGTAGATTCTCGAGGGGGTGATTAATGTTTTTGCTCATTGCCTGTAGACCTCAATTCTGGGCTTTGCTGAACTGGTTCAGTTGATGGATCATGTTTCTGCCTGGTTTCCTGCCGCATTGCCCCAGCTGTTGAACTAAGCTACTTCCCCTTAATTTtcacaaaacccaaaccaaaaactcAGTTACACAAGGCTATTGTATATGCGGCAGGTTTGACTCAGTGATTTGTGGAGATGCGAGGGGTTTGGGTGGCAGCGATGCAggacaattttaaaatgaataaccAACCTCCTTGTTCCTGAGAAGCCCTGGGCCAACCTGCCAACCTCAGCTGCTGCCTCCTTCGAATTGCTTTGCCCtctatcctttctctctctcagtgctTAGTAGGGATGGAAACaaacaaaggcaaaacaaaaccaaacctccTATTTTATTATGCTAAATTTCTTTGTAGTTCTTTTATTCAAGCCGTCTTTGCATATCCAAAGATTCATAAGGTGCTCTGCTAACAGTGAAATTATCTTCTGGGTCCTTCCCATCCaccctcctctctttttccaaCCACCACATCTTTGTATGGAGAAGGAGGGGTATGAGGTATTTCACCACTGATAAGAATGATACCCCCTAGAAGAGAAAGGGTCACAggtagtttttattaaaaaatccatTGTTTCCCTTCATTATCTGAGTCTGGCTCTTAAGAGTGGGCTGGAGGTAGAGGTTTGACAGTCAGCAACAGAGAGCATCTACTTGAAGCAGGATAAGTGTATGTGATCATCCAAAGAGAATGCATACAATGAGAAGAGAAGGGCAGCCTAGGATGAAAAATCTGGTATCCACAAACATCTAAGCCTCACATTTTAATGGATTAAGGGAGCTATGGAACCAAAGGGGCCCTTGGAGTTgattgaagaggagaaaaagaagcagggtGTTTGTCGTGAATACCAAGGTAGGAGGGTACTATTTCTTAGAAAGGAGGTGAAATCTGGATTGTGTGTCTTTGTAACCTAAGCCCCTGTCAGAGTGCTTGGACTCTAATAAATgatcagtgaatatttgttgatttcAAACAGGCAGCCTTGCTAATCTGACTTTTACTTTTCATAGTTGAGAGAGCAACTGTTATAgttcttttctatatatttccaACAGACTCCTCACACTCTCATCACATGACTTAGCTTGAGAACCTTTGACAAGTGTTCCCTCAACATCTTTCTTCTCAAGCTTACAGCCTACATTTGTCTTTACAGGTACCCTCTCTACCTCAGCATTTCTTTGTCTCACTCTTCTTTCCATTGTATCTTAGAGAAAacaatgttgttgttgtttttcctcttttggcaGGGCTCATTATATTCTCTACTAGCTCTTCCCTTCAAGGGAGCTCTGATTTGTGAGAATGAGAAGCTTTAGTGAGCAACTAGCCTAGATTAAGAAAAATTACGAACTCCATTATCATTAAACACCATTTGGTAAACAGTAACTTTCAAAACATTGCCTCTAGGATAGTGGTGCTAGTGAgggtagagaaatgaaaaaggttCATGGTGATGAAAACCATGGGAACTTCTGGTCTATGTaacctctttcctccttttcaacTTGAAACTTCTGGAGAGAGGACTATACTCAGTTCTAGTTCTTCACAACTCACTTTTGCTTAACCCTTTGtagtttgtcttcctctgttGCGGAAACTGTTCTCCCGGGGAATTTGGCTCACCAAGTTAATGGATTTTCCCTCAGGCTTTATTTACCTCATCTGATTTGAGTAGTATTTGATACTGTCaggctcttctttccttcctttgattCACTAATACACCATTTAATAGCTTCTCAGGTTTTCCTCCTCTTATGGAACCTGGTCATCCTCTAACATCCTAACTATAGAccgccttttttttaaattctttttttttccagtttattttatttttttttagtgttccaaagttcattgtttatgaaccacacccagtgctccatgcaatgtgtgccctccttaatacccaccaccaggctcaaccatccCCCCAcgccttcccctccaaaaccctcaacttgtttctcagagtccaagtCTCTCaggcttcatctccccctccaatttccctcaattcacttttcctttccttctcctaatatcctccatgttattccttatgttccacaagtgaaccatatgataattgactttctctgcttgacttatttcactcagcataatctcttccagtcccgtccatgttgatacaaaagttgggtattcatcctttcggatggaggcataatactccattgtatatatggaccatatcttctttatccatttgtataGACTGACTTTTGAATGACCAGCGCTTTGAATTGTCTACTGCACATCTAAATCAGACCAGCAATTTTGAACTatgtatctaaaaataaatttgtatttgattGGATCCTGATTTGAAAACCAGCTATAGATAAGTCACTAGTTGTAAAATTGGTTAAATTTGGACATGGACTAACTATGATGTTAGGggattattattactttttaaatttttaaattaacatataatgtattatttgtttcaggggtacaggtctatgaatcatcagtcttacacatttcacagcactcaccatagcacataccctccccaatgtccttaacccaaccaccctctccctcccccacaccctctagcagccctcagtttgtttccggagattaagagtctctatggtttgtctccctccccagtcacatcttgtttcattttttccctccatccccCCCCCATAACCCCccccgcctctcaaattcctcataccagagagatcatatgataattatctttctatgattgacttatttcacttaggataataccctctagttccatccacgtcattgccatggcaagatttcattttttggtggctgcatagtattcctttgtatatatataccacatcttctttatccattcatctgttgatggccatCTAGGTTCTTTTGATAGTTCgattattgtggacattgctgctataaacattcaggtgcacgtgccccttcagatccctacatttgtatctttttttttctcttttccccctttttatttttttttaatttttattttttataaacatataatatatttttatccccaggggtacaggtctgtgaattgccaggtttacacacttcacagcactcaccttagcacata belongs to Lutra lutra chromosome X, mLutLut1.2, whole genome shotgun sequence and includes:
- the LOC125092204 gene encoding LOW QUALITY PROTEIN: 60S ribosomal protein L31-like (The sequence of the model RefSeq protein was modified relative to this genomic sequence to represent the inferred CDS: substituted 2 bases at 2 genomic stop codons), producing the protein MASTKKGGEKSRSAINKVVTRENTVIVHKYIHGVGFKKGFTQALSEIWKCATEXMGTPEVHFXIRFNKAVWVKGIKNVPYCVHVWLSRKCKEDEDSPKKLYMLIPYVPITTFKNLQLMWMRANCCLSNKGIKL